The genomic window TACCCGTTCGACTTCTTTATTCAGTTTCTCAAGTTCTTTTTCAAGACGGGCAATTTCTTCTTCAATATTAATGAGTCCTTCAAGCGGAAGAATAATCTCCACTCCGGTTACAATCGCTGTCATAGCTTTATCCGGAATTGCGATTTCGGTTGCTACTGTTAATTCTTCCGGATTACAGAACCGCTCAATATAAGCACGGTTTTTTTCGAGAACTGCCTGAACATCGTTGTCTTTTGCTTTAAGGAGCATTTTAATTTTCTTGCTCATCGGTGTATTCACTTCAGCACGAATGTTACGAACCGACCGAATGATGTCTACAAGAAGCTTCATCTCTTCCGCAGCTTGTACATCATTCAATTCAGGCCTTACTTCAGGCCATTTTGCAATTGTGATCGACTCTCCTTCATGCGGAAGGTTTTGCCAAATTTCCTCCGTGATAAACGGCATAAACGGATGGAGCAAACGCATTATATGATCAAGTACGTAAGCTAAAATGGAACGGGTTGTTTTTTTCGCCGCCTCATCTTCCCCATATAATGGGAGCTTCGCCATTTCGATATACCAATCGCAGAAATCATCCCAAATGAAGTTGTAAAGAACGCGGCCCACTTCACCGAATTCGTAGCGGTCAGCCAGGCGGGTAACCGTTTCAATTGTTTCATTTAACCTTGTTAAAATCCATTTATCAGCAACAGACTTTTCACCGCTTAGATCGATTTCATCAAATGTTAAACCATCCATGTTCATTAATGCGAATCTTGATGCGTTCCAAATTTTATTTGCAAAGTTCCACGCAGCTTCAACTTTTTCAATGCTGAAGCGCAAATCTTGACCGGGTGAACTTCCTGTAGCCAAGAAGTAGCGAAGCGAGTCAGCACCGTATTGATCGATCACTTCCATCGGATCAACCCCGTTGCCAAGGGATTTACTCATTTTGCGCCCTTGTGCATCGCGAACAAGTCCATGGATTAATACATCTTTAAATGGGCGCGTTCCTGTAAACTCGACTCCTTGGAAAATCATACGGGATACCCAGAAGAAAATAATATCATAACCGGTTACAAGACAATCAGTCGGATAGTATCGCTTGTAATCTTTTGAATCAGTATCCGGCCAGCCCATTGTCGAGAACGGCCATAACGCAGAACTGAACCATGTATCTAAAACATCTTTGTCTTGTTCCCAGTTTTCAATATCGGCAGGCGGTTCATGATCCACATAAATTTCCCCTGTTTCTTTATGGTACCAGGCAGGAATGTGGTGGCCCCACCAAAGCTGACGCGAAATGCACCAGTCACGAATGTTTTCCATCCAATGAAGATATGTCT from Bacillus methanolicus includes these protein-coding regions:
- a CDS encoding valine--tRNA ligase, yielding MSTKEVTMPTKYDPKAIEQGRYEWWLKGKFFEAKDDEKKQPYTIVIPPPNVTGKLHLGHAWDTTLQDILTRMKRMQGYDVLWLPGMDHAGIATQAKVEEKLRNEGKSRYDLGREKFVEETWKWKEEYAEHIRQQWAKLGLGLDYSRERFTLDEGLSKAVREVFVSLYRKGLIYRGEYIINWDPSTKTALSDIEVIYKDVQGAFYHMKYPLADGSGYIEIATTRPETMLGDTAVAVHPEDERYKHLIGKTVILPIVGREIPIIGDEYVDMEFGSGAVKITPAHDPNDFEIGNRHNLERILVMNEDGTMNEKAGKYQGMDRFECRKQIVKDLQEQGVLFKIEEHIHSVGHSERSGAVVEPYLSTQWFVKMQPLADAAIALQKGEDKVNFVPERFEKTYLHWMENIRDWCISRQLWWGHHIPAWYHKETGEIYVDHEPPADIENWEQDKDVLDTWFSSALWPFSTMGWPDTDSKDYKRYYPTDCLVTGYDIIFFWVSRMIFQGVEFTGTRPFKDVLIHGLVRDAQGRKMSKSLGNGVDPMEVIDQYGADSLRYFLATGSSPGQDLRFSIEKVEAAWNFANKIWNASRFALMNMDGLTFDEIDLSGEKSVADKWILTRLNETIETVTRLADRYEFGEVGRVLYNFIWDDFCDWYIEMAKLPLYGEDEAAKKTTRSILAYVLDHIMRLLHPFMPFITEEIWQNLPHEGESITIAKWPEVRPELNDVQAAEEMKLLVDIIRSVRNIRAEVNTPMSKKIKMLLKAKDNDVQAVLEKNRAYIERFCNPEELTVATEIAIPDKAMTAIVTGVEIILPLEGLINIEEEIARLEKELEKLNKEVERVQKKLSNEGFLKKAPEKVIEEERAKEKDYKEKREAVEARIRELKGE